One bacterium genomic window, TCTGAAGTCGGAACGGTGGTCGAAGCCTCCGTCAACGGTCTGCTCGTGGGAACCTACGACGATCAGGGCCGCGAGATCGATCTGCGCCTGCAAGCGCCCAAAGGAGCGGTCACCAGCGACCGCGAACTCGGCCACATCGTGCTCGACACGCCCGCCGGCCAGACCATCCAACTCGCCGACGTCGCGCGAGTCGATGCACGGGCAGGACCGACCAAGATCGAGCACCTGGACATGGACCGGATCGTGAAGGTCTCCCTGGGCATCGAAAAAGAGCTACCGCTGGGCACGGCCGTCGCCAATCTGGATGAGGTCTTGCGTGGGCATCGCGCCAGGCTCCCGTTGGGCTACGCCGTGGAGTTCACCGGAAATGCCGCTGACCTCGCGAGCACCGAACTTCAACTCTACGGCGTGATCGCCCTGGCGATCTTCATCACCTATCTACTGCTCGCCAGCCTTTTCGAGTCGTTCACGCTTCCGCTGGTCATCATCATGACGGTTCCGTTCGCCGTCACCGGTGGACTGGTCGGGCTCAAGCTCCTGTCGGCCTTCGATTCCAGCGTGAAACTCGACACGATCACGATGATGGGCTTCGTCATCCTGATCGGGGTCGTCGTCAATAGCGCGATCCTCATCGTGCATCAGACCCTGCTGCGACTCGACGAAGGTCTGGAACTGAACCAAGCCGTCCTCGACGGGCTGTCGAGCCGTGTCCGGCCGATCTTCATGACCACGTGCACGACCGCATTCGGCCTACTGCCTCTGGTACTTGCGGCAGGATCGGGTTCCGAACTCTATCGCGGTCTCGGAGCGGTGCTGGTATCGGGACTGATCGTCGCCATGATCTTCACGATGGTGCTGATTCCGACGCTACTGTCCGCCGCCCTCGGCTTCCGCCAGCGCGCACCCTCGGGGGTCGCCTCAGAACAGCCGTAACTGGCGATTGTCGCCGCTGTCGGAAACGCTGCGAAGCCGGGTCACCTGCAGTTTCAGGCGGCGTGCGCGACGCACGCCCGCGCGGGCCCTCACCAGGAGTTGCAACGCCACCTCGGCAATTTCAGCGCGCGTGCTGATCGCTGGATCGACGGACTGAGTACGTGTGATCTGCGTACCATCCACGTAGGCGAGACCGAGCGTCAGAGTGCCGGCAGCGCGACGTTCGCGCGCGAGCAGGGTCTCGATCAGGCCCGCGAGTTCCTGGATTTCTTCACCTAACGAACGCAAGTCCACAGTCGGCTCATCGAGCGTGCGCTCCTGCGAGATCGACTTTGGCCGCGGATTCGGTTTGAGTGGGTCGTCGTCTTCACCCCTCGCAAGTTGCAAGAACTGATCGGCATTGCGCCCGACGATCTCTTTCAACTCCTCCACGGCGAGGTCTTGCAGGTCGGAAATGCGCTGAAATCCGCTTTCGGCCAGTTTCTCTGCGCTGCTCGGACCCAATCCCCAGATCTCGGTGACCGCGAAGCCGCCCAGGAATTCGCGCACCTCATCGAGCTTCACTTCTCGAAGACCCGACTCGCCCGAGTGATTCGCGGCCATGTACGCCACGTACTTGCTCGGACCGATGCCCGCGCATGCAGCCAGTCCCAGTTCGGTCTTCAGACGCACACAGAGTTCAGCGGCCGTCGTTACGGGATCGACGGAAGGCAGCGGTTCGATGAAGGTACCGCCGGGCTTGAACTCCTCGATGCGTTCGTGTTCGTTGCGCAATAACGCCCGGATCTCCGCGCCAACCTCGCGGTAGCGCTTGAGACGCGTGGGCCGGATTTCCGCTTCGGGGCACAGCTTCAGGGCCTCTTCCACCCGCATGCCCGTGACGATGTCGAACTGGGCCGCCTCACGGCTCACGCTCGTGACCGTTCCGCGTTTGCCGGGATTGCCCCCGACGATCACGGGGCGGCCGCGCAAGCCGCTGTCATCGGCCTGTTCAATGACCGCGTAGAACCCCGGAACGTGGATATAGACGATCATGCGCGTCGCTCAGACCCCATGGAGTCTTGCGACCGGAGCGCGGGAGATCCCCGTCGCTCAGTCACCCGTCGGTCGCAATTCCCACTTTCCAACTTGATGATAGGAAACATCGCTCCAGTGCATCCACAGGGGCCGCGCGCGACCCGCCAGCCAGTCCTGGAGCGCATCCGAATAGTTGGGGTGCCCGGCGTGCCCCGACTGTCCACCGGCCAGACCGATCTGCGCGTGGTCAGCATCCGACATATCGACGGCGTAGCGAAGCGCCGGTCCCACTTCCGCCTCGTTCTCGGGCAGGCTGCGGTGGTACATCGTCCAGGCAGAATCGGGCCCCCCGGCCGCCGGAAACGGGCCCAACCCCAGAGGTTGTCCGGCCAGCTGTACGCGCCCGATACCCAACTTCTCGAAGTCGTGCTTCAAACGAACCTGGTGTAGGCGCCCCCAGTTCCATTTCTTTGGATTGGAACTGACGTGCGTGCGCATATGACGCCAGGTGTCGTCGAGGGCTTGCTCGACCACGCCCTTCAACTGGCGATCGCGTGCGCGGTCCAGATAGCGCGCCAGCACGATGCCCGGCAACGGACCCGTGTTCGCAGTGATCTGCTCCAACCGCTCGTCGGCCTTCTCGAAGCGGTCCTGCAAAAGCCGCACGGTGAGCCGTTGACGAAACACGTGATAGACCGACGCGCCAATCGAGTCCTCGACCGCGCGACCATCCCAATCGAGCAGGAGCGTTCGAATACGTCTGGCGTGCTCGGCCGTGGGTTCGACATCATCGACCAGATAGCGAACCGTCGAGCGGCCGCGATGGGAGCCGCGGTCTCGCTGAACCTCCAGTACGCGTTCCAGATCGATGTGCCGACTCGACGAAAGCAGCCCGCCGATGCGCCGGGCCCCCGCGGGACTGCTCCACAGCCAGACGATCGGAGCCTTGAAATCCGCAGCGTCGGGATGCGTCGACACGACGATCCACGGCTTGTCGCCATACGAACTGGGCAGACCGTCAAAATCCATGAATCCACGCCAGTCGTAGAAACTCGAACCGCCGGTCACCGGCAGCAGACCGGTCTCGATTGCGCGCACCGGCAGATGCCCAGCGACTTGCGTACCGATATGGCCTTCGCGATCCGCGTACAGGAAGGTCGCTGCTGGGGCGGGCAGCCGCCTCAGACTCTTGCGGAATTCGTCCCAATCGCCCGCGCGCTGCACGCGCAACAGCGCTTCGAAACCACTGCGCTTGTGATGCCCGGTCCAGCGCAGCGCAAGCGTGTGCACGCGCGTTTCTTCGGGCTCCATGGAGCGGAGTACCGGTCCGTGATGGGTCGAAAGAACTTCGACCTCGAGAGGTTCGGCGTCCTTGATCTGTATGGTCTCGACCCGACGAACGGCCTTGCGCCAGCGACCATTGCGATCGAAACGCAGTGGATCGGTCGGATGGAAGGTCTCATCGAAGAGATCCGACACGCTGGCGTGTAGCGCGACCTGACCCCAGGCGATCTCTCCGTTGTTTCCGGCAAAGAACAGCGGAACCCCCGGCCAGGTTGCACCGGACACGTTGTCGTCGTTCACGCGCAGATGCGCCAGATAGAAGAGTGCGGGAACGCCGAATTGCACGTGTGGATCGTTTGCGAGAATCGCCCCACCCGTGGCCGAGCGCTCCGACGAGACGACGAAGCCCAGGCTGCCCACGGGTCCGTTCATGCCGACGATGCTCGCCAGCCGGTCGGCCGCCTTGCCGAGTTCGAGAACGGGCCCCAGCGGGTCGTGGGCTCCGTCCTCGGGTCGGGTCGGGAAGAAATCGCGCGCGGGTACGCCTCCTACTTCGCGCACCAACTGATCGAGCAGGAGACTCGCACCCAGAGAACGCCCGGTGTTCCAGGCGCGCAGGCGCAAGATCGCGAGTGTATCGGCGGGGCTCCAGGGTTCGGGTTCGTACTCCAGGAACTCGAACTCGTAGGGCAGCGGCGCCTCGCCGCTGCGAAGGTGTTCGATCCAGGAGTTCACGCCGGCGGAATAGGCATCGAGTGTCCGGGCTGCGGATCCGGACAACTGCGTCACCTCGGCCTCGGCATCGCGTCCCAGACCCAGGGTTCGAACGAGGCGATCCTCATCGACGGTACTCGCCCCAAACACCTCGGAGAGCGTTCCACGTGCGGCTCGACGCAGCATCTCCATCTGCCAGAGCCGATCCTGAGCGTGGACGAAACCGAGAGCCAGGGAGGCATCGTCGCTGCGCGTCGATTTCACATGCGGCACGCCAAGGGGATCACGCAGGATTTCCACGGCTTGTGCCAACTCGGGAATCACGCGGCTACCGCGCGCCTCCGGCCCTTCCTTCTGGGTTCCGGCGCGAAACGACCACCACTCCACCACGGCAACGATTCCGGCCAGCACAGCCACCAGCGCCAGACCCCGCATCAACCAGCGTTTCATGCCCTCTCCGTTCCGGTGGAAAGCGACTCGAGCACCACCTGGGCCACCGCGTGTCTGCGGGTCCAGGACGCATCGACCCAGGCCCGCTCGAAACCGCGTT contains:
- a CDS encoding penicillin acylase family protein, with protein sequence MKRWLMRGLALVAVLAGIVAVVEWWSFRAGTQKEGPEARGSRVIPELAQAVEILRDPLGVPHVKSTRSDDASLALGFVHAQDRLWQMEMLRRAARGTLSEVFGASTVDEDRLVRTLGLGRDAEAEVTQLSGSAARTLDAYSAGVNSWIEHLRSGEAPLPYEFEFLEYEPEPWSPADTLAILRLRAWNTGRSLGASLLLDQLVREVGGVPARDFFPTRPEDGAHDPLGPVLELGKAADRLASIVGMNGPVGSLGFVVSSERSATGGAILANDPHVQFGVPALFYLAHLRVNDDNVSGATWPGVPLFFAGNNGEIAWGQVALHASVSDLFDETFHPTDPLRFDRNGRWRKAVRRVETIQIKDAEPLEVEVLSTHHGPVLRSMEPEETRVHTLALRWTGHHKRSGFEALLRVQRAGDWDEFRKSLRRLPAPAATFLYADREGHIGTQVAGHLPVRAIETGLLPVTGGSSFYDWRGFMDFDGLPSSYGDKPWIVVSTHPDAADFKAPIVWLWSSPAGARRIGGLLSSSRHIDLERVLEVQRDRGSHRGRSTVRYLVDDVEPTAEHARRIRTLLLDWDGRAVEDSIGASVYHVFRQRLTVRLLQDRFEKADERLEQITANTGPLPGIVLARYLDRARDRQLKGVVEQALDDTWRHMRTHVSSNPKKWNWGRLHQVRLKHDFEKLGIGRVQLAGQPLGLGPFPAAGGPDSAWTMYHRSLPENEAEVGPALRYAVDMSDADHAQIGLAGGQSGHAGHPNYSDALQDWLAGRARPLWMHWSDVSYHQVGKWELRPTGD